A stretch of Alkaliphilus flagellatus DNA encodes these proteins:
- the rpmB gene encoding 50S ribosomal protein L28, whose translation MARVCEVCNKGRVSGNQISHSNRHNRRTWEPNLRRVRAIVKGTAKRINVCTRCLRSGKVERAL comes from the coding sequence GTGGCAAGAGTATGCGAAGTTTGTAATAAGGGTAGAGTTTCAGGTAATCAGATCAGTCACTCCAACCGTCATAACAGAAGAACTTGGGAACCTAACTTAAGAAGAGTTAGAGCTATAGTTAAAGGTACAGCAAAGAGAATCAATGTATGTACAAGATGCCTACGTTCTGGAAAAGTTGAAAGAGCTTTATAA
- a CDS encoding Asp23/Gls24 family envelope stress response protein — protein sequence MPGKLVTKLGTIIIDDHVLTSIAGVSAMECYGVVGMAAKSAAGGLVELLKREQSGKGVKVHTEEDEITIDIFVIVEFGTRISVVANNIIEKVKYNIEHLTGMNVKKVNINVQGVRVQK from the coding sequence ATGCCAGGAAAATTAGTTACTAAATTAGGTACAATTATAATTGATGACCATGTTTTAACATCCATTGCAGGTGTTTCAGCTATGGAATGCTATGGAGTAGTAGGAATGGCTGCTAAATCTGCGGCTGGAGGCCTTGTAGAATTATTAAAAAGAGAGCAGTCTGGAAAAGGTGTGAAGGTACATACTGAGGAAGATGAAATAACAATTGATATATTCGTAATTGTAGAATTTGGTACCCGTATATCTGTAGTTGCAAATAATATCATAGAAAAAGTAAAATATAACATTGAGCATTTGACAGGAATGAACGTTAAAAAGGTTAATATTAATGTTCAGGGTGTCAGAGTGCAAAAGTAA
- a CDS encoding DAK2 domain-containing protein: MIISGAQSLETNKEIVNALNVFPVPDGDTGTNMSLTMQSAAKEVKGTQSDLLEDIANAAANGSLMGARGNSGVILSQLFRGFAKGVKGKSRIHTKDLAEALKSGADTAYKAVMKPIEGTILTVARESAEAALIIANKEKDIVTFIEKVIKYAEKSLSRTPEMLKVLKDAGVVDSGGKGLVYIYLGALGAITGNMPVIEEEAIVDNSYIHNIEEIDGEIEFGYCTEFIIRSSAADINKFKKIIEGYGDSMLVVGNDSVIKVHIHTNHPGKVMEHALELGSLSDIKIDNMRLQHRHEIFKQTEDKNNVNTENAIEKETKKYGFITVTMGEGLTKIFKDFTVDHVIEGGQTMNPSTEDFVKAIDNINAETIFILPNNSNIFMAANQAKAISSKNIIVIPSKSVPQGLSALLAFNLESTPEENEETMIDAIKVVKTGQVTYAVRDTSYNDLEIHEGDILGIGDSEIKSVGENIKEVSIELIEEMITDESEIITIFYGSDVTEEDTRELLEVLKNKYEDIDIELYYGGQPLYYYIFSIE, encoded by the coding sequence ATGATAATATCTGGAGCACAGTCTCTGGAGACAAATAAAGAAATAGTTAATGCGCTTAACGTATTTCCTGTGCCTGATGGTGATACTGGTACTAATATGTCTTTAACTATGCAGTCAGCAGCAAAGGAAGTGAAAGGAACACAATCAGATTTGCTAGAAGATATTGCTAATGCTGCTGCTAATGGTTCTTTAATGGGTGCTAGAGGTAACTCTGGAGTAATTTTATCTCAGCTTTTTAGGGGATTTGCAAAGGGAGTTAAAGGCAAAAGTCGAATTCATACGAAGGACTTAGCAGAAGCGCTAAAATCCGGGGCAGATACTGCCTATAAGGCTGTAATGAAGCCAATAGAAGGTACTATTTTAACCGTTGCTAGAGAAAGTGCAGAAGCAGCTTTAATAATTGCTAACAAGGAAAAAGATATTGTTACATTTATTGAAAAAGTTATTAAATATGCGGAAAAATCATTAAGTAGGACACCAGAAATGCTTAAGGTGTTAAAGGATGCAGGGGTTGTTGACTCTGGTGGTAAAGGACTAGTATATATATATTTAGGTGCTTTAGGCGCAATTACTGGCAATATGCCTGTTATTGAAGAGGAAGCTATTGTAGATAATAGTTATATACATAATATAGAAGAAATCGACGGAGAAATTGAATTTGGATATTGTACAGAATTTATTATTCGTTCTAGTGCTGCAGATATTAATAAATTTAAGAAGATTATAGAGGGATATGGAGACTCTATGTTAGTTGTTGGTAATGATAGTGTTATAAAAGTACATATACATACTAATCATCCAGGTAAAGTTATGGAACATGCTTTAGAACTTGGATCTTTAAGCGACATTAAAATAGATAATATGAGATTACAACATAGACATGAGATATTTAAGCAAACTGAAGATAAAAACAATGTAAATACTGAAAATGCAATAGAAAAAGAAACGAAGAAGTATGGTTTTATTACAGTTACAATGGGAGAAGGTCTAACTAAAATATTTAAGGACTTTACTGTTGACCATGTAATAGAAGGTGGTCAAACTATGAACCCAAGCACAGAAGACTTTGTTAAGGCCATTGATAATATTAATGCTGAAACAATATTTATTTTACCTAACAATAGTAATATCTTTATGGCGGCTAATCAGGCTAAAGCTATTTCAAGTAAAAATATTATTGTAATTCCTTCAAAATCTGTGCCACAGGGATTATCAGCTTTATTAGCGTTTAACCTTGAATCTACTCCAGAGGAAAACGAAGAGACAATGATAGATGCAATTAAAGTAGTTAAAACAGGTCAGGTTACTTATGCGGTTAGAGATACTAGTTATAATGACTTAGAAATACATGAAGGTGATATTTTAGGAATTGGCGATAGCGAAATAAAATCCGTAGGAGAAAATATTAAAGAAGTATCTATAGAGCTCATAGAAGAAATGATAACTGACGAAAGTGAAATAATAACTATTTTTTATGGGTCTGATGTTACAGAGGAAGATACTAGAGAATTGCTTGAAGTATTAAAAAATAAATATGAAGATATAGATATTGAATTGTACTATGGTGGACAGCCATTATATTATTATATTTTCTCTATTGAATAG
- the recG gene encoding ATP-dependent DNA helicase RecG: protein MNILKQDIQYIKGVGPKKAYLLKRLNINTVEDMIWYMPRDYEDRRNIKRIANLRPGEKATFYGIILGEGDVSKPRKNLSLIKFNVKDETGNIEVIFFNKTYLKKTLNSGQRVMINGEIKKGFKGLQVVNPIIEKVDMLDTDNRQGIVPIYSLTEGLSQNEIISIQKRILQIVNESIEEYLPEEIMNRCRLCNIKFALNNIHFPSNVQALKIAKYRLVFEEFLLLQLGLFKIKTGIVQDKKGIPLKNNNGIEAFIKKLPFKLTKAQEKVFNEISKDLERDTPMNRLVQGDVGSGKTIVAIAALLKSVINGYQGAFMAPTEILAEQHYVSLTELLEPLGIKVGLLVGSLSKGEKNKILNKVESGEINIIIGTHALIQEGVKFCNLALVITDEQHRFGVRQRAILASKGQNPHVLVMTATPIPRTLALILYGDLDISIIDHLPPGRKTIKTYSRTSNKRDDIYNFVKKQLDEGRQAYVVCPLVEESEAIEAKSATEIAHELSYDLLNGYKIGLLHGKMLAKEKEEIMGNFKTGNIEVLVSTTVIEVGVNVPNATIMVVENAERFGLAQLHQLRGRVGRGSYQSYCILINNSKSEISKERMDIMEKTTDGFVISEKDLKLRGPGEFFGTRQHGLPELKIANLFRHISVLKTAQKEIEKMTHADPDLTLNNYPLLRIKLEEKFLSVEEVL from the coding sequence ATGAATATTTTAAAGCAGGATATTCAGTATATTAAAGGTGTTGGACCAAAGAAGGCTTATCTTTTAAAACGACTTAATATTAATACTGTTGAAGATATGATATGGTATATGCCTAGGGACTATGAGGATAGGAGAAATATAAAAAGGATTGCTAATTTAAGACCAGGAGAAAAGGCTACTTTCTATGGAATTATACTCGGTGAAGGCGATGTATCAAAGCCTAGAAAAAATCTTTCCTTAATTAAATTTAATGTTAAAGATGAAACTGGCAACATTGAAGTTATATTTTTTAATAAAACATATTTGAAAAAAACTTTAAATTCTGGTCAGAGAGTAATGATAAATGGAGAAATTAAAAAAGGATTCAAAGGCTTGCAAGTAGTTAATCCAATTATAGAAAAGGTAGATATGCTAGATACGGATAATAGACAGGGTATTGTCCCCATATATTCATTAACCGAAGGTTTAAGTCAAAATGAAATTATTTCAATACAAAAAAGGATTCTTCAAATAGTTAATGAATCCATAGAAGAATATTTACCAGAAGAAATTATGAATAGATGTAGGCTTTGTAATATAAAGTTTGCTCTAAACAACATTCATTTTCCAAGTAATGTTCAAGCCTTAAAAATAGCCAAATATAGATTGGTGTTTGAAGAATTTTTACTCTTACAGCTTGGACTTTTTAAAATAAAAACAGGTATAGTGCAAGATAAAAAAGGTATACCTCTTAAAAACAATAATGGAATAGAAGCCTTTATTAAAAAGTTACCATTTAAACTAACAAAAGCTCAAGAAAAGGTTTTTAATGAAATATCTAAAGACTTAGAAAGAGATACACCGATGAATAGGCTGGTTCAAGGAGACGTGGGCTCCGGAAAAACCATTGTGGCTATAGCAGCATTATTAAAATCAGTAATAAATGGCTATCAAGGTGCTTTTATGGCTCCCACAGAGATATTAGCAGAACAACACTATGTATCTTTAACTGAGTTACTCGAGCCTCTTGGAATTAAGGTAGGTCTTTTAGTAGGAAGTCTATCTAAAGGTGAGAAAAATAAAATATTAAATAAGGTTGAATCTGGGGAAATTAATATAATAATTGGTACTCATGCGCTTATCCAAGAAGGTGTAAAATTTTGCAATTTAGCCTTAGTAATTACAGACGAGCAACATAGATTTGGAGTAAGACAAAGAGCAATACTTGCTAGCAAAGGACAAAATCCTCATGTTTTAGTTATGACAGCCACGCCTATCCCTAGAACTTTAGCTCTAATATTGTATGGGGATTTAGATATATCAATTATAGATCATTTACCTCCAGGTAGAAAAACTATAAAAACCTATAGTCGTACTTCTAACAAAAGAGATGATATTTATAATTTTGTAAAAAAACAGTTAGATGAAGGTAGACAGGCTTATGTGGTTTGTCCATTAGTAGAGGAGTCGGAGGCTATAGAAGCTAAGTCAGCTACAGAAATTGCACATGAACTTTCCTATGATCTGTTAAATGGTTATAAAATTGGACTTCTCCATGGGAAAATGTTAGCTAAAGAGAAGGAAGAAATAATGGGTAATTTTAAAACAGGAAATATAGAAGTTTTGGTTTCTACTACGGTCATTGAAGTTGGTGTAAATGTTCCTAATGCAACTATTATGGTAGTAGAAAATGCAGAACGATTTGGTCTAGCTCAGCTCCATCAGTTAAGAGGTAGGGTAGGAAGAGGTAGTTATCAATCTTACTGTATTTTAATAAATAATAGTAAGTCGGAAATTTCTAAGGAACGCATGGATATAATGGAAAAAACGACTGATGGGTTCGTTATATCTGAAAAGGATTTAAAACTTAGAGGTCCTGGAGAATTTTTTGGTACTAGACAACACGGGTTACCAGAACTAAAAATCGCTAACTTGTTTAGACATATATCAGTACTAAAGACAGCACAAAAAGAAATAGAAAAAATGACTCATGCTGATCCAGATTTAACACTAAATAATTATCCATTGCTTAGAATAAAATTAGAAGAAAAGTTTCTATCTGTAGAAGAGGTTTTATAG
- the rsmD gene encoding 16S rRNA (guanine(966)-N(2))-methyltransferase RsmD — protein sequence MRVISGKARGHALKAPQGLNTRPTADRVKESIFNIVQSKLYGSIVIDLFAGSGNLGIESLSRNASKAYFIDNNKNSIQSIRENLKKTNLGNSSIVIQMDVLSAIKKLSTQGVKANIIFLDPPYSKGFVAPTLEDIFSFEILQSDGIVVVEHNKTDEIPESVHNLQKYRTNNYGDVAVSFYELREEI from the coding sequence ATGAGAGTTATTTCAGGAAAAGCAAGAGGTCATGCTTTAAAGGCACCTCAAGGTTTAAACACTAGACCGACTGCTGATCGTGTAAAGGAATCTATATTCAATATTGTTCAATCAAAATTGTATGGTAGTATTGTAATTGATTTGTTTGCAGGAAGTGGTAATCTAGGTATTGAGTCTTTATCAAGGAATGCTAGTAAAGCTTACTTTATAGATAATAATAAAAATAGCATTCAATCAATTAGAGAAAATCTTAAAAAAACTAATTTAGGTAATAGTTCCATAGTAATTCAGATGGATGTGCTATCTGCTATAAAAAAATTAAGTACTCAAGGTGTAAAGGCAAATATTATCTTTTTAGATCCACCCTATTCTAAAGGATTTGTTGCACCTACTCTAGAGGACATTTTTTCTTTTGAAATACTACAATCAGATGGTATAGTTGTTGTTGAACATAATAAAACTGATGAAATCCCAGAGAGTGTGCATAATTTACAAAAATATAGAACTAATAATTACGGAGATGTAGCAGTTTCTTTTTACGAGTTGAGGGAGGAGATATAG
- the coaD gene encoding pantetheine-phosphate adenylyltransferase — translation MRVAIYPGSFDPITNGHLDIIERASKMCDKLIVSVIYNPNKNPLFTLEERKKLVEESVKNYPNVSVDCFSGLLIEYAKENEATAIIKGLRAISDFEYELQMALMNQKLCPSIETVFLMTSSEYSFLSSSLIKEVARFGGCIKGLVPEVVYKAVMNRF, via the coding sequence ATGAGAGTAGCAATTTACCCTGGTAGTTTCGATCCTATTACAAATGGGCATCTAGATATAATTGAAAGAGCTTCTAAAATGTGCGATAAATTAATTGTATCTGTCATATATAATCCAAATAAAAATCCTTTATTTACTTTAGAGGAGAGAAAAAAACTAGTTGAGGAATCGGTAAAAAATTATCCAAACGTTTCAGTAGATTGTTTTTCGGGATTATTAATTGAATATGCAAAAGAAAATGAAGCTACAGCTATTATTAAAGGCTTAAGAGCTATATCAGATTTTGAATACGAGCTTCAAATGGCATTAATGAACCAAAAATTATGTCCTAGCATTGAAACTGTATTTTTAATGACTAGTAGTGAATATTCATTTTTAAGTTCTAGTTTAATTAAAGAAGTTGCTAGATTTGGTGGATGTATAAAGGGATTAGTTCCTGAAGTTGTTTATAAAGCAGTAATGAATAGATTTTAA
- a CDS encoding ATPase, whose product MNVLKLLEELEDIVENGSSIPFAQKVLVDKKEILEIIKEIRIHLPDEVKQAQWIKEERQRILAEAQQEADTILEEANDHILLMIDQSEITKLANNQAEEIITQAQNSAKEMRLGAKDYVDSLLESVQENLVELVNTVRENRDEIKGMK is encoded by the coding sequence ATGAATGTATTGAAGTTGCTTGAAGAACTAGAAGATATAGTTGAAAATGGGTCATCAATACCTTTTGCACAAAAAGTATTAGTAGATAAAAAAGAAATATTAGAAATTATTAAAGAAATTAGAATTCATTTGCCAGACGAAGTTAAACAAGCTCAGTGGATTAAAGAAGAAAGACAACGTATATTAGCAGAGGCTCAGCAAGAGGCAGATACGATTTTAGAGGAAGCAAATGATCATATTTTATTAATGATTGATCAAAGTGAAATTACTAAACTAGCTAATAATCAGGCCGAAGAAATAATTACGCAGGCACAAAATAGTGCTAAGGAAATGCGATTAGGTGCAAAGGATTATGTAGATAGTCTGTTAGAATCTGTACAAGAAAATTTAGTAGAACTTGTAAATACGGTAAGAGAAAATAGAGATGAAATAAAAGGGATGAAGTAG
- the ylbJ gene encoding sporulation integral membrane protein YlbJ, whose amino-acid sequence MSINIILIVSLLLIFFLILSQFRKFTRGKSYKNLSYYFIILVTLFLIASIIIYPGESVDAAYDGLVIWTTLVIPALLPFFIGSELLINLGVVKFFGILLEPIMRPIFNVPGEGSFAFAMSITSGYPVGAKIVSKLRLDKILTQVEAQRLISFCSTSGPLFMIGSVSVGMFKSSKIGILIVAAHYIGTIIVGIIFSFYKKSSDNYRAAKSKEHLLKRAFHQLSKGNNSNFSIGIILGNAVKNSLNTILMVGGFIILFAVVIRMLELLKIIDLITSILVMLLIPFKISPSIISSFVAGLFEVTMGAKMVADSIGMDLRTKVAIASFVIGWSGFSVHAQVSSIIGLTDIKTSLYLFAKFLHAALSSLITYFLFPIFSNFFVLSFPVYNSYQEMSLHKKFLFNCQLSIELFIAVLISLLIVSLITALLLKIQTYFSKGKGMK is encoded by the coding sequence ATGTCTATAAATATTATTTTAATTGTTAGTTTGCTCTTAATATTTTTTTTGATTTTATCACAGTTTAGAAAATTTACTCGCGGTAAGTCCTATAAAAATTTATCCTACTACTTCATAATATTAGTCACATTATTTCTAATAGCCTCCATTATAATATACCCTGGCGAATCTGTAGATGCAGCTTATGACGGACTAGTAATATGGACAACATTAGTTATTCCTGCTTTACTTCCTTTTTTTATTGGATCAGAATTATTAATTAATCTTGGTGTAGTTAAGTTTTTTGGTATACTTCTAGAACCAATTATGCGTCCAATATTTAATGTCCCTGGTGAAGGCTCTTTTGCCTTCGCAATGAGTATCACCTCCGGGTATCCTGTAGGAGCTAAAATTGTTTCTAAGCTTCGTTTAGATAAAATCTTAACTCAAGTAGAAGCACAAAGATTAATATCCTTTTGTAGCACCTCTGGACCATTATTTATGATTGGTTCTGTATCTGTAGGAATGTTTAAATCTTCAAAGATAGGTATTCTTATAGTAGCTGCCCACTATATTGGGACTATTATAGTAGGTATAATCTTTAGTTTCTATAAAAAATCATCAGATAATTATAGAGCTGCCAAATCAAAGGAACATTTACTTAAAAGAGCCTTTCATCAGCTATCTAAAGGTAATAATTCAAATTTCTCTATAGGAATAATTCTTGGAAACGCTGTGAAAAATTCATTAAACACCATATTAATGGTAGGAGGCTTTATTATTCTATTTGCTGTTGTTATCCGTATGTTAGAACTTCTGAAAATAATCGATTTAATTACTTCAATTCTAGTTATGCTACTTATACCTTTTAAAATATCACCTTCAATTATTAGTTCTTTTGTTGCTGGACTTTTTGAAGTGACAATGGGAGCAAAAATGGTTGCAGATAGCATAGGTATGGATCTACGCACTAAGGTTGCCATAGCTAGCTTTGTAATAGGATGGAGTGGTTTTTCTGTACATGCGCAAGTTTCAAGTATTATTGGGTTAACAGATATAAAGACTTCTTTATATTTGTTTGCTAAATTTTTACATGCCGCTCTCTCCTCATTAATAACCTATTTTCTTTTCCCTATTTTCAGCAATTTTTTTGTTCTATCATTTCCAGTATATAATTCTTACCAAGAAATGAGTCTTCATAAAAAATTTTTATTTAACTGTCAATTATCAATAGAATTATTTATTGCAGTTTTAATAAGCTTACTTATTGTATCTTTAATAACTGCTCTTCTATTAAAAATCCAAACTTATTTTTCCAAAGGAAAAGGGATGAAGTAA
- a CDS encoding nucleotidyltransferase: protein MKILGLITEYNPFHNGHLYHLNVSKEITGATHTIAVMSGNFLQRGEPAIVHKWERAKMAVKSGVDLIIEIPTPYACATAELFAYGSISLLNSLGAVDCFSFGSEVGNLDLLLEIADVLTSPSSEFKKILKGYVNLGFTFPVARSIAIVKYFEEVRSYNEEQLNLINNIIKNPNNILGIEYLKTIKKLKSSIIPYTITRKSADYHNRYITNSSIASATAIREHLLKNEPLSYLSSVVPNDTFNILSSNIDSGIAPIFSTDFQESIFAILRRSKLDDIKNIFDVVEGLENRIYQCSNNVNSLSDLYNCIKSKRYTLTRIQRILMHILLNISKDDICYFNNNKGPQYARVLAFNHKGREILQTLKSSSSIPIISNLKHYKPQNMIAERMLNIDIRATNIYSLAFKNKANITGQLDYITSPYYQK from the coding sequence ATGAAAATTTTAGGTTTAATTACAGAATATAATCCTTTCCACAATGGACATCTATATCATTTAAATGTATCTAAAGAGATTACAGGTGCTACTCATACGATTGCAGTAATGAGTGGTAATTTTCTTCAAAGAGGTGAACCAGCTATTGTGCACAAGTGGGAACGTGCTAAAATGGCTGTAAAATCAGGTGTGGACTTAATAATTGAAATTCCTACTCCCTATGCATGTGCAACTGCAGAGTTATTTGCTTATGGGTCAATAAGCCTACTTAATAGCTTAGGGGCTGTTGACTGCTTTAGTTTCGGTAGCGAAGTTGGTAATTTAGATTTGCTTTTAGAAATTGCAGATGTACTAACTAGTCCTTCCTCTGAATTTAAAAAAATATTAAAAGGCTATGTTAATTTAGGTTTCACATTTCCTGTAGCAAGATCCATTGCTATAGTTAAATATTTTGAAGAAGTAAGATCATATAATGAAGAGCAATTAAATTTAATAAATAATATTATAAAAAACCCTAATAATATTTTAGGTATAGAATATTTAAAAACCATTAAAAAGCTTAAAAGTTCAATTATACCCTATACTATTACTAGAAAATCTGCCGATTATCATAACAGATATATTACTAACAGCTCAATTGCCAGTGCTACCGCAATTAGAGAACATCTACTTAAGAACGAGCCTCTATCATACCTTAGCTCTGTTGTGCCAAATGATACTTTTAATATTCTATCTTCTAACATAGATAGTGGTATAGCTCCTATCTTTAGTACAGATTTTCAGGAATCCATTTTTGCTATATTAAGAAGAAGTAAGTTGGATGATATAAAAAATATTTTTGATGTAGTAGAAGGATTAGAGAATAGAATATATCAATGCTCTAATAATGTAAATTCACTTTCTGATCTTTATAATTGCATTAAAAGCAAGCGTTATACATTAACAAGGATACAACGTATTTTAATGCATATTTTGTTGAATATAAGTAAAGATGATATTTGCTATTTTAACAATAATAAGGGGCCCCAATATGCACGTGTATTAGCATTTAATCACAAAGGACGAGAAATATTACAGACTTTAAAATCTAGCTCCTCTATTCCAATAATATCTAATTTAAAACACTATAAACCACAAAATATGATTGCAGAAAGAATGCTAAATATAGATATCCGTGCAACAAATATCTATTCCTTAGCATTTAAAAATAAAGCAAATATAACAGGACAGTTAGATTATATAACTAGTCCATATTATCAAAAATAA